AATTGAGCCAAATAGAAGCGCAAATCAATGTGCAATCTCCCGTTTCGTTTAATCGCTTTGATAAAGCACGCCAACGTTTAGCAGAAGTTGAAGAGGATATTGCAGCCCTGTCAGTCAACATTGCTCGAGCACCAGAGCAAGAGCAACTTGAGATACAGTTGAATAACGTTAAAGCGTTAACTAGCAAACGTACTAAAGCGATTTTAGAGCATAAAGAGAAAACAGAAGCAGCAAAACGTAAATACCGTGAAGCAATTGAACTCGCACGTAAAATTCAGAAACTACACGATAAACACAAAGTTGCCTTTAATGCTGAAGCCTCGTTAAGCAATGCACAAAATGCGCACATCATGTTGGCTGACTTTAGTGAAAAACTTACTGCAGTCCGTGTTAAACAGCTAGAAGCTGAGTTTATCAAAAGCTATCAGAAACTAGCCCGCAAAGACGATTTAAAGCTTTCTGCACGTATTAACACAACAACCTTTGATGTTGAACTGATTGATGACAAAAAGCATGCCATTAGCCGTAAAGCGCTATCAGCGGGTGAAAAGCAGATTTATGCGATTTCTATTCTTGAGGCGCTAGGTAAAACATCGGGTAAAAAACTACCGATTATTATCGATACACCATTAGGTCGTTTAGACTCAAAACACCGAGATAAACTGATTGAGCATTACTTCCCAGAGGCAAGTCATCAGGTGATTATTCTATCAACTGATACCGAGATTGATGAAAGCTACTTTAATAACACCCTCTTTAAAAATGAAATTTCTCACGCCTTTGAAATTCAGTTTGATGGTGCAACCAAATCATCAAGCCTGAAGAGGGGTATTTCTGGGAACAGAAATCAAAAGCTGCATTGGAGGTAAATTAAGATGCTACCCAATAGAATGAACCTAAATAGAACCACTGAAGAGCAGCTAAAGAAACTGAAGCAGTTTACGGGTATTTCACCGAATGTCTCTTCACGTATCGCCTTTTACCGCTCTATCGAGTCTGACTTTAGATACTCAGTGGAATCTGCGAAAAAGCTAGACGGTAGCTTGGTATTAGATAAAGTGACGTGGTTGGGTGATACCCAATTAGTAACTGAGCTGACGTTAAAACTCACCTACCCTGAGTTAGATGAAAAAGAGAAGATGGCCGCCTGGGCGGCACATGTTGAAGATGGGATTGCTTCGTTGAGAAATCATAAAAATTTTGTTCATTTAGCATTAGCTATTTAAAAAATCATAATGTTGAATCTTTTGTTACAGTTAACAAAAGGTTCTCCGTAAATACATTTTTCAATTCCTCACTTACGTTAAAACTACAAAACTCTATCAACTTATCAATAATAAC
This window of the Psychromonas sp. MME1 genome carries:
- the dndE gene encoding DNA sulfur modification protein DndE, which codes for MLPNRMNLNRTTEEQLKKLKQFTGISPNVSSRIAFYRSIESDFRYSVESAKKLDGSLVLDKVTWLGDTQLVTELTLKLTYPELDEKEKMAAWAAHVEDGIASLRNHKNFVHLALAI